A single region of the Pseudomonas granadensis genome encodes:
- a CDS encoding PilZ domain-containing protein, translated as MSTLDEEDRREYYRIEDMIALEIRPLSAPEAAGEEVLQDASPLFNLLSELHLSEFESQHLLRQISERDRAIAAFLKSQNKRIDLLSQVVALTVLGHIGEPQPVIISEGGIEFQYPTPIATGAHLSVKLVLMPQALGLLLRARVTHCDPKGNGYDVGTEFEHLTDAQRQLLARYILQKQAQERRLAREQNESGI; from the coding sequence ATGTCGACATTAGATGAAGAAGATCGCCGCGAATACTACCGTATCGAGGACATGATCGCACTGGAAATTCGGCCCCTGTCCGCTCCCGAAGCCGCAGGCGAGGAAGTGTTGCAGGATGCTTCCCCCCTCTTCAACCTGCTCAGCGAACTGCACCTGAGCGAATTCGAGTCGCAGCACCTGTTGCGCCAGATCAGCGAGCGCGACCGCGCCATCGCTGCATTCCTCAAATCACAGAACAAACGCATCGACCTGCTCAGCCAGGTGGTCGCCCTGACCGTGCTCGGCCACATCGGCGAGCCGCAACCGGTGATCATCTCCGAAGGCGGCATCGAGTTTCAGTACCCGACACCTATCGCCACCGGTGCGCACCTGTCGGTGAAACTGGTGCTGATGCCACAGGCCCTGGGCCTGCTGCTGCGCGCCCGGGTGACTCACTGTGATCCCAAGGGCAATGGCTACGACGTCGGCACCGAGTTCGAACATTTGACCGACGCCCAGCGCCAATTGCTGGCCCGCTATATCTTGCAGAAGCAGGCACAGGAACGACGTCTGGCCCGCGAACAGAACGAATCAGGCATTTAA
- a CDS encoding glycerophosphodiester phosphodiesterase: protein MTLIYGHRGAKGEAPENTLSSFQACLAHGVRRCELDLHLSKDGELMVIHDPTLKRTTDRRGKVVEHTAAELVTYDARKGGPGWVKPCPIPTLEELFEKCDFEHWQLEVKSASRTRAATTVLAIREMAQRHGLLDKVTITSSSREVLKAALDLVPDVSRGLVAEYAWLDPLKVAASYGCEILALNWTLCTPERLQKAQRQGLHVSVWTVNEPALMRRLADFGVDSLITDFPGLATATLENC from the coding sequence GTGACCCTTATCTACGGCCACCGCGGCGCCAAGGGCGAAGCACCGGAAAACACCCTGAGCAGTTTTCAGGCCTGTCTTGCGCACGGCGTGCGCCGCTGCGAACTGGATCTGCACCTCTCCAAGGACGGCGAGTTGATGGTCATTCATGACCCGACGCTCAAGCGCACCACCGACCGGCGCGGCAAGGTGGTCGAGCACACCGCCGCCGAGCTGGTCACCTATGACGCGCGCAAGGGCGGGCCGGGCTGGGTCAAACCGTGCCCGATTCCGACGCTGGAAGAGTTGTTCGAGAAGTGTGATTTCGAGCATTGGCAGCTGGAAGTCAAGAGCGCTTCGCGCACCCGCGCGGCAACCACCGTGCTGGCGATTCGCGAAATGGCTCAGCGCCATGGCCTGTTGGACAAGGTGACGATCACCTCGAGTTCGCGGGAAGTGCTGAAAGCGGCGCTGGATCTGGTGCCGGATGTGTCGCGTGGACTGGTCGCCGAATACGCCTGGCTCGACCCGTTGAAGGTCGCGGCAAGCTACGGCTGTGAAATTCTCGCGCTGAACTGGACACTGTGTACGCCGGAACGCCTGCAGAAGGCGCAGCGTCAGGGGCTGCATGTGTCGGTGTGGACCGTCAACGAGCCTGCGCTGATGCGCAGACTCGCCGACTTCGGCGTTGACAGCCTGATTACAGACTTTCCCGGTTTGGCCACTGCCACCCTTGAGAATTGCTGA
- the sthA gene encoding Si-specific NAD(P)(+) transhydrogenase gives MAVYNYDVVVLGSGPAGEGAAMNAAKAGRKVAMVDSRRQVGGNCTHLGTIPSKALRHSVRQIMQFNTNPMFRAIGEPRWFSFPDVLKSAEKVISKQVASRTGYYARNRVDVFFGTGSFADEQTIEVVCGNGVVEKLVAKHIIIATGSRPYRPADIDFHHPRIYDSDTILSLGHTPRKLIVYGAGVIGCEYASIFSGLGVLVELVDNRGQLLSFLDSEISQALSYHFSNNNITVRHNEDYDRVEGVDNGVILHLKSGKKIKADALLWCNGRTGNTDQLGLENIGVKVNSRGQIEVDQNYRTCVENIYGAGDVIGWPSLASAAHDQGRSAAGSIVDNGSWRFVNDVPTGIYTIPEISSIGKNEQELTQAKVPYEVGKAFFKSMARAQIAGEPQGMLKILFHRETLEVLGVHCFGYQASEIVHIGQAIMNQPGELNTLKYFVNTTFNYPTMAEAYRVAAYDGLNRLF, from the coding sequence ATGGCTGTCTACAACTACGACGTGGTGGTACTGGGTTCCGGCCCGGCGGGAGAAGGCGCGGCAATGAATGCCGCCAAAGCGGGGCGCAAGGTCGCGATGGTCGACAGCCGTCGCCAGGTCGGCGGCAACTGCACCCACCTCGGCACCATCCCGTCCAAGGCACTGCGTCACTCGGTGCGGCAGATCATGCAGTTCAACACCAACCCGATGTTCCGCGCGATCGGCGAGCCACGCTGGTTCTCTTTTCCGGACGTGTTGAAAAGCGCTGAAAAAGTCATTTCCAAGCAAGTCGCCTCGCGCACCGGCTACTACGCCCGTAACCGCGTCGACGTGTTCTTCGGCACCGGCAGCTTCGCCGACGAGCAGACCATCGAAGTGGTTTGCGGCAATGGCGTGGTCGAAAAACTGGTGGCCAAGCACATCATCATCGCCACCGGCTCGCGCCCGTATCGCCCGGCCGACATCGATTTCCACCACCCGCGTATCTACGATAGCGACACCATCCTCAGCCTCGGCCACACTCCGCGCAAACTGATCGTTTACGGCGCAGGTGTGATCGGCTGCGAATACGCTTCGATCTTCAGTGGTCTGGGTGTGCTGGTGGAACTGGTCGACAACCGTGGGCAGTTGCTGAGCTTCCTCGACTCGGAAATCTCCCAGGCGTTGAGCTACCACTTCAGCAACAACAACATCACCGTGCGCCACAACGAGGACTACGACCGCGTTGAAGGCGTCGACAACGGCGTGATCCTGCACCTCAAGTCCGGCAAGAAGATCAAGGCTGACGCCTTGCTCTGGTGCAACGGCCGTACCGGTAATACCGATCAGCTGGGTCTGGAAAACATCGGCGTCAAGGTCAACAGCCGTGGCCAGATCGAAGTCGACCAGAACTACCGCACCTGTGTAGAGAACATCTACGGTGCCGGCGACGTGATCGGCTGGCCGAGCCTGGCCAGTGCCGCTCACGACCAGGGCCGTTCGGCGGCGGGCAGCATCGTCGACAATGGCAGCTGGCGCTTCGTCAATGACGTGCCGACCGGCATCTACACCATTCCGGAGATCAGCTCGATCGGCAAGAACGAGCAGGAACTGACCCAAGCGAAAGTGCCGTACGAAGTCGGCAAGGCGTTCTTCAAGAGCATGGCGCGCGCGCAGATCGCCGGCGAGCCGCAAGGCATGCTGAAGATCCTCTTCCACCGCGAAACCCTGGAAGTGCTGGGCGTGCACTGCTTCGGTTATCAGGCGTCGGAGATCGTCCACATCGGTCAGGCGATCATGAACCAGCCGGGCGAACTGAACACGCTGAAGTATTTCGTCAACACCACGTTCAACTACCCGACCATGGCCGAAGCCTATCGGGTAGCCGCGTACGACGGCCTCAACCGGCTTTTTTGA
- a CDS encoding FAD:protein FMN transferase, with product MAAMVLRRDEDLLTGRWAGLVMLAAVLAGCGNGDTQEVVGGATMGSTWSVKYVRHAGLADPAQVRREVEGILGEVDRQLSTYRNDSDIERFNALPANSCQTMPASVLELIGVGEKLAVESEGSYDLTVEPLLNLWGFGPQGRREKIPSSAAVAEVMQRVGHRHLRIDGERLCKDAAVEVDFNSLAAGYAVDTIAARLQAMGIDNYLAEATGELKAQGRKPDGSPWRIALEAPRDDHQVAERVIDIDGYAVSTSGDYRNYFLQDGRRYSHAFDARSGAPVLHDLASVTVIHPSALMADGLSTLLLILGPQRAADYAQTHDIAAFFVERADTGFVIRSSPAFERLVGAKN from the coding sequence ATGGCCGCCATGGTTTTGCGCAGAGATGAAGATTTGTTAACTGGACGCTGGGCGGGGCTTGTGATGTTGGCGGCGGTGTTGGCCGGCTGTGGCAATGGCGACACCCAGGAGGTGGTCGGCGGTGCGACCATGGGCAGCACGTGGTCGGTCAAATATGTGCGCCACGCTGGGCTTGCCGATCCCGCGCAAGTTCGTCGTGAAGTGGAAGGCATCCTCGGCGAAGTCGATCGTCAGTTGTCCACCTACCGCAACGATTCGGACATTGAGCGTTTCAACGCTTTGCCGGCCAACAGTTGTCAGACCATGCCGGCGTCGGTGCTCGAATTGATTGGTGTCGGCGAAAAGCTTGCTGTTGAAAGCGAAGGTTCCTACGACCTCACCGTCGAGCCATTGCTGAACCTGTGGGGCTTCGGTCCGCAAGGTCGGCGGGAAAAGATCCCTTCCAGCGCTGCCGTCGCCGAGGTGATGCAGCGTGTCGGCCATCGGCATCTGCGCATCGACGGCGAGCGATTGTGCAAGGACGCGGCCGTCGAAGTCGATTTCAACAGCCTCGCCGCCGGTTACGCGGTCGATACCATCGCCGCCAGGCTGCAAGCCATGGGCATCGACAATTACCTGGCCGAAGCCACGGGCGAGTTGAAGGCGCAAGGCAGGAAACCCGACGGCTCGCCCTGGCGCATTGCGCTGGAAGCACCGCGCGATGATCATCAGGTTGCAGAGCGCGTCATTGATATCGACGGGTACGCGGTCTCGACCTCTGGCGACTACCGTAACTATTTTCTGCAAGACGGCCGGCGCTATTCCCACGCCTTCGATGCCCGCAGCGGTGCGCCCGTCCTACATGATCTGGCGTCCGTCACGGTGATTCATCCTTCAGCGTTGATGGCCGATGGACTATCGACGCTGTTGCTGATTCTCGGCCCGCAAAGGGCAGCGGACTATGCCCAAACGCATGACATTGCTGCATTCTTTGTCGAGCGTGCCGATACAGGTTTTGTCATCCGCAGCAGTCCGGCGTTCGAGCGGCTGGTTGGCGCAAAAAACTGA
- the tcuC gene encoding MFS transporter, with product MSTTPGTGKAIFRVVSGNFLEMFDFMVYGFYATAIAKTFFPTDSAFASLMLSLATFGAGFLMRPLGAIFLGAYIDRHGRRKGLIITLAMMAAGTVLIACVPGYATLGVAAPLLVLFGRLLQGFSAGVELGGVSVYLAEISTPGRKGFFVSWQSASQQAAVVFAGLLGVGLNHWLSPEQMGDWGWRVPFLIGCMIVPVIFVIRRSLEETPEFQARKHRPTLREIVRSIGQNFGIVIAGMALVVMTTVSFYLITAYTPTFGKAELHLSDLEALLVTVCIGLSNFFWLPVMGSVSDRIGRKPLLLAATILAILTAYPALSWLVANPSFSHLLIVELWLSFLYGSYNGAMVVALTEIMPVEVRTTGFSLAYSLATATFGGFTPAACTYLIHVLDNKAAPGIWLSGAAVLGLIATLVLFRGNRHELRTAQAAVPGGA from the coding sequence ATGTCCACCACCCCGGGCACCGGCAAAGCGATCTTTCGTGTTGTCAGCGGCAACTTCCTCGAGATGTTCGACTTCATGGTCTACGGCTTTTACGCCACGGCCATTGCCAAGACCTTCTTTCCCACCGACAGCGCCTTCGCGTCGTTGATGCTATCGCTGGCGACCTTCGGCGCCGGTTTCCTGATGCGTCCGCTCGGGGCGATCTTCCTTGGCGCTTACATCGACCGCCACGGTCGGCGCAAAGGCCTGATCATTACTCTGGCAATGATGGCCGCCGGTACGGTGCTGATCGCCTGCGTGCCGGGCTATGCGACGCTCGGCGTCGCCGCACCGCTGCTGGTGCTGTTCGGCCGTTTGCTGCAAGGCTTCTCGGCCGGCGTCGAGCTGGGCGGTGTTTCGGTGTATCTGGCGGAAATTTCCACGCCGGGGCGCAAAGGTTTCTTCGTCAGTTGGCAGTCCGCGAGCCAGCAAGCAGCGGTGGTCTTTGCCGGACTGCTTGGCGTCGGCCTAAACCATTGGCTGAGCCCGGAGCAGATGGGCGACTGGGGCTGGCGCGTGCCGTTCCTGATCGGCTGCATGATCGTGCCGGTGATCTTCGTCATTCGCCGTTCGCTGGAAGAAACACCCGAGTTCCAGGCCAGAAAACACCGCCCTACCCTGCGCGAAATTGTCCGCTCGATCGGGCAGAACTTTGGCATCGTCATCGCTGGCATGGCGCTGGTGGTGATGACCACCGTGTCTTTCTACCTGATTACCGCCTACACCCCGACCTTCGGCAAGGCTGAGCTGCACTTGTCCGATCTCGAAGCTCTGCTGGTGACGGTGTGCATCGGCTTGTCGAACTTTTTCTGGCTGCCAGTGATGGGTTCGGTGTCCGACCGGATCGGGCGCAAGCCGCTGCTGCTCGCGGCGACGATTCTGGCGATCCTCACCGCTTACCCGGCGCTGTCGTGGCTGGTGGCGAATCCGAGTTTCAGCCATTTGCTGATCGTCGAATTGTGGCTGTCGTTCCTCTACGGCTCGTACAACGGCGCGATGGTCGTGGCGCTGACCGAAATCATGCCGGTCGAAGTGCGCACCACCGGGTTCTCGCTGGCCTACAGCCTGGCGACCGCGACGTTTGGCGGGTTTACTCCGGCAGCGTGTACTTATCTGATTCATGTGCTGGACAACAAGGCCGCGCCGGGGATCTGGCTGAGTGGCGCGGCGGTGTTGGGGTTGATTGCGACGCTGGTGTTGTTCCGCGGGAACCGGCATGAACTGCGGACTGCGCAGGCCGCTGTACCCGGCGGCGCCTGA
- a CDS encoding glyceraldehyde-3-phosphate dehydrogenase produces MWKVTVTQKPDQCLGEWIDREALAEAMIPLIGQLYRNNNVVSSIYGRSLINQSVIAILKAHRFARHRSSDDSELSVHETFPLLKAMSELKLGAASVDLGKLAFKFRNEGNGRSAEQFVREEMADVVGQQNASARKGTDVVLYGFGRIGRLLARILIEKTGGGDGLRLRAIVVRKGAENDLTKRASLLRRDSVHGSFNGTITIDEENNTITANGNLIQVIYAKNPTEVDYTQYGIKDALLVDNTGVWRDADGLGQHLACPGIDRVVLTAPGKGKLKNIVHGINHGEITADDKIVSAASCTTNAIVPVLKAVNDKFGIINGHVETVHSYTNDQNLIDNFHKGDRRGRSAALNMVITETGAATAAAKALPELAGKLTGNAIRVPTPNVSMAILNLNLEKAATREEMNEYLRYMALHSELHKQIDFVNSQEVVSTDFVGSRHAGVVDAEATIVQDNRVVLYVWYDNEFGYSCQVVRVMEDMADVNPPAFPR; encoded by the coding sequence ATGTGGAAGGTTACCGTGACTCAGAAGCCCGACCAGTGTCTTGGTGAATGGATCGACCGTGAAGCACTCGCAGAAGCGATGATTCCGCTTATCGGTCAGCTCTACCGCAATAACAACGTGGTGAGCTCGATCTATGGCCGCAGTCTGATCAACCAGTCTGTCATCGCGATTCTCAAAGCCCACCGCTTTGCTCGCCACCGTTCTTCCGACGACAGCGAACTCTCCGTCCACGAAACATTCCCGCTGCTCAAAGCCATGAGCGAGCTCAAGCTCGGCGCGGCTTCGGTGGATCTGGGCAAGCTGGCGTTCAAATTCCGTAACGAAGGCAATGGCCGCAGCGCCGAGCAGTTCGTTCGTGAAGAAATGGCTGACGTGGTTGGCCAGCAGAACGCTTCCGCACGTAAAGGCACCGACGTCGTGCTGTACGGCTTCGGTCGTATCGGCCGCCTGCTGGCGCGCATCCTGATCGAGAAAACCGGTGGTGGCGACGGCCTGCGTCTGCGCGCCATCGTCGTGCGCAAAGGCGCCGAAAACGACCTGACCAAACGCGCCAGCCTGCTGCGCCGCGATTCGGTACACGGTTCGTTCAACGGCACCATTACCATCGACGAAGAAAACAACACCATCACCGCCAACGGTAACCTGATCCAGGTGATCTACGCGAAGAACCCGACCGAGGTGGATTACACCCAGTACGGCATCAAAGACGCGCTGCTGGTGGACAACACCGGCGTATGGCGTGATGCCGATGGCCTCGGTCAGCACCTGGCGTGCCCGGGTATCGACCGCGTTGTTCTGACTGCGCCTGGCAAAGGCAAGCTGAAGAACATCGTTCACGGCATCAACCACGGTGAAATCACTGCTGACGACAAGATCGTGTCCGCTGCTTCCTGCACCACCAACGCCATCGTGCCGGTGCTGAAAGCTGTAAATGACAAGTTCGGCATCATCAACGGTCACGTCGAAACCGTTCATTCGTACACCAACGACCAGAACCTGATCGACAACTTCCACAAGGGCGACCGTCGTGGTCGCAGCGCCGCGCTGAACATGGTGATCACCGAGACCGGTGCTGCCACCGCTGCTGCCAAGGCCTTGCCTGAGCTGGCCGGCAAGCTGACCGGTAACGCGATCCGCGTTCCGACGCCGAACGTGTCGATGGCCATTCTCAACCTCAACCTTGAGAAAGCCGCCACCCGTGAAGAGATGAACGAGTACCTGCGCTACATGGCGCTGCACTCCGAGCTGCACAAGCAGATCGACTTCGTCAATTCGCAGGAAGTGGTGTCCACCGACTTCGTTGGCTCGCGCCACGCCGGTGTGGTCGACGCCGAAGCGACCATCGTTCAGGACAACCGCGTTGTATTGTACGTCTGGTACGACAACGAGTTCGGCTACAGCTGCCAGGTGGTTCGCGTGATGGAAGACATGGCTGATGTAAATCCGCCAGCGTTCCCGCGCTAA
- the mfd gene encoding transcription-repair coupling factor, which translates to MPVLRLPLLPAEAGKQHWGNLPGAALSLAIAEAASAAKRFTLLLTADSQSAERLEQELSFFAPDLPVLHFPDWETLPYDLFSPHQDIISQRIAALYRLPELVHGVLVVPITTALHRLAPTRFLLGSSLVLDIGQKLDVEQMRSRLEASGYRYVDTVYEHGEFTVRGALIDLFPMGSKLPYRIDLFDDEIETLRTFDPETQRSIDKVESVKLLPAREFPLQKDAVTRFKARFRERFDVDFRRCPIFQDLSSGITPAGIEYYLPLFFDETSTLFDYLPQDTQVFSLPGIEQAAENFWNDVRNRYEERRVDPSRPLLPPAELFLPVEDCFARLKSWPRVVASQQDVETGVGRERFPAHALPDLAIEAKATQPLAALAAFLDEFPGRVLFTAESAGRREVLLELLERLKLRPKTVDSWPDFVASKDRLAITIAPLDEGMALDDPALALVAESPLFGQRVMQRRRREKRSDVSNDAVIKNLTELREGAPVVHIDHGVGRYLGLTILEIDNQAAEFLTLEYAENAKLYVPVANLHLIARYTGSDDSLAPLHRLGSETWQKAKRKAAEQVRDVAAELLDIYARRAAREGYAFADPKADYATFSAGFPFEETPDQQSTIEAVREDMLAPKPMDRLVCGDVGFGKTEVAMRAAFIAVHGGRQVAILVPTTLLAQQHYNSFRDRFADWPVTVEVMSRFKSAKEVNAAIADLAEGKIDIVIGTHKLLSDDVKIKNLGLVIIDEEHRFGVRQKEQLKALRSEVDILTLTATPIPRTLNMAVSGMRDLSIIATPPARRLSVRTFVMEQNKSTVKEALLRELLRGGQVYYLHNDVKTIEKCAADLAELVPEARIGIGHGQMRERELEQVMSDFYHKRFNVLIASTIIETGIDVPSANTIIIERADKFGLAQLHQLRGRVGRSHHQAYAYLLTPPRQQITSDAEKRLEAIANTQDLGAGFVLATNDLEIRGAGELLGDGQSGQIQAVGFTLYMEMLERAVKSIRKGEQPNLDQPLGGGPEVNLRVPALIPEDYLPDVHARLILYKRIASATDEEGLKDLQVEMIDRFGLLPEPTKNLVRITALKLQAEKLGIKKVDGGPQGGRIEFEAQTPVDPMTLIKLIQTQPKRYKFEGATMFKFQVPMERPEERFNTVEALFERLLPKTV; encoded by the coding sequence GTGCCTGTTCTGCGTCTACCGCTACTCCCTGCCGAGGCAGGCAAACAGCACTGGGGCAATCTGCCCGGTGCTGCCCTCAGTCTGGCGATTGCCGAGGCTGCCAGCGCTGCCAAGCGCTTCACCCTGCTACTGACCGCCGACAGCCAGAGCGCTGAACGGCTGGAACAGGAGCTGAGTTTCTTCGCCCCGGATTTGCCCGTTCTGCATTTCCCCGACTGGGAAACCCTGCCCTACGACCTGTTCTCGCCGCACCAGGACATCATCTCCCAGCGTATCGCCGCCTTATACAGGCTGCCGGAACTGGTGCATGGCGTGCTGGTGGTGCCGATTACCACGGCCTTGCATCGTCTGGCGCCGACCCGGTTCCTGCTCGGCAGCAGTCTGGTGCTGGATATCGGTCAGAAGCTCGACGTCGAGCAGATGCGCTCGCGGCTTGAAGCCAGCGGCTATCGCTACGTCGACACGGTGTATGAGCACGGCGAATTCACCGTCCGCGGCGCGCTGATCGATCTGTTCCCGATGGGCAGCAAACTGCCCTATCGTATCGATCTGTTCGACGACGAAATCGAAACCCTGCGCACCTTCGATCCGGAAACCCAGCGTTCGATCGACAAGGTCGAGTCGGTCAAGCTGCTGCCGGCGCGGGAATTCCCGCTGCAGAAAGACGCGGTCACCCGCTTCAAGGCGCGCTTCCGTGAGCGCTTCGACGTCGATTTCCGCCGCTGCCCGATCTTTCAGGACCTGAGCAGCGGCATCACACCGGCCGGTATCGAGTACTACCTGCCGCTGTTCTTTGACGAAACCTCGACGCTGTTCGATTACCTGCCGCAGGACACGCAAGTGTTTTCGCTGCCGGGCATCGAGCAGGCCGCGGAGAATTTCTGGAACGACGTGCGCAATCGTTATGAAGAACGCCGCGTCGATCCTTCGCGTCCTTTATTGCCGCCGGCCGAATTGTTCCTGCCGGTCGAAGACTGCTTCGCCCGCCTGAAGAGCTGGCCGCGTGTGGTGGCCAGCCAACAGGACGTGGAAACCGGTGTCGGCCGCGAACGTTTTCCGGCGCACGCGCTGCCGGATCTGGCGATCGAAGCCAAAGCCACACAACCGCTGGCCGCGCTCGCCGCGTTCCTCGATGAGTTCCCCGGTCGTGTGCTGTTCACCGCCGAATCCGCAGGCCGGCGCGAAGTGTTGCTGGAGCTGCTCGAACGCCTGAAGCTGCGGCCGAAAACCGTCGATAGCTGGCCGGATTTTGTTGCAAGCAAGGATCGTCTGGCGATCACCATTGCGCCACTTGATGAAGGCATGGCGCTCGACGATCCGGCGCTGGCGCTGGTCGCGGAAAGTCCGCTGTTCGGTCAGCGCGTCATGCAGCGCCGGCGTCGCGAGAAACGCAGCGACGTCAGCAACGACGCGGTGATCAAGAACCTCACCGAACTGCGCGAAGGCGCGCCGGTGGTGCACATCGACCACGGTGTCGGCCGCTACCTGGGCCTGACGATTCTGGAAATCGACAATCAGGCCGCCGAATTCCTCACCCTGGAATACGCCGAGAACGCCAAGCTCTATGTGCCGGTGGCCAACCTGCACCTGATCGCACGTTATACCGGCAGCGACGACTCGCTGGCGCCGCTGCATCGCCTCGGCTCGGAAACCTGGCAGAAAGCCAAGCGCAAAGCCGCCGAACAGGTGCGTGACGTCGCCGCCGAACTGCTCGACATCTATGCCCGTCGTGCCGCCCGCGAAGGCTATGCGTTCGCCGACCCGAAAGCCGATTACGCGACGTTCAGCGCCGGCTTCCCGTTCGAAGAAACCCCGGATCAGCAATCGACCATCGAAGCGGTGCGCGAAGACATGCTCGCGCCGAAACCGATGGACCGGCTGGTCTGCGGCGACGTCGGCTTCGGCAAGACCGAAGTGGCGATGCGCGCGGCGTTCATTGCCGTGCACGGCGGTCGACAAGTGGCGATTCTGGTGCCGACCACCCTCCTCGCCCAGCAGCACTACAACAGCTTTCGCGATCGCTTCGCCGACTGGCCGGTGACAGTGGAAGTGATGAGCCGCTTCAAGTCCGCCAAGGAAGTGAATGCGGCCATCGCCGATCTGGCCGAAGGCAAGATCGACATCGTCATCGGCACGCACAAGTTGCTGTCCGACGATGTGAAGATCAAAAACCTCGGGCTGGTGATCATCGACGAAGAACACCGTTTCGGGGTGCGCCAGAAAGAACAGCTCAAGGCCCTGCGCAGCGAAGTCGACATCCTGACCCTGACCGCGACGCCAATCCCGCGCACGCTGAACATGGCGGTGTCGGGCATGCGCGACCTGTCGATCATCGCCACGCCGCCGGCACGACGTTTGTCGGTGCGCACCTTCGTCATGGAGCAGAACAAAAGCACGGTCAAGGAAGCCCTGCTGCGTGAGCTGCTGCGTGGCGGTCAGGTCTACTACCTGCACAACGATGTGAAGACCATCGAGAAATGCGCCGCCGACCTCGCCGAACTGGTACCGGAAGCCCGTATCGGTATCGGCCACGGGCAGATGCGCGAGCGCGAACTCGAGCAGGTGATGAGCGATTTCTATCACAAGCGTTTCAACGTGCTGATCGCCTCGACCATCATCGAGACCGGTATCGACGTGCCGAGCGCCAACACCATCATCATCGAACGCGCCGACAAGTTCGGCCTGGCGCAGTTGCACCAATTGCGTGGTCGTGTCGGCCGCAGCCACCACCAGGCTTACGCCTACCTGCTGACCCCGCCGCGCCAGCAAATCACCTCGGACGCGGAAAAGCGCCTGGAAGCGATCGCCAACACTCAGGATCTCGGCGCCGGTTTTGTGCTGGCGACCAACGACCTGGAAATCCGTGGCGCCGGTGAATTGCTCGGCGACGGCCAGAGCGGGCAGATCCAGGCAGTGGGTTTCACCCTGTACATGGAAATGCTCGAACGCGCGGTGAAGTCGATCCGCAAGGGCGAGCAACCGAATCTCGATCAACCGCTCGGTGGCGGCCCGGAAGTCAACCTGCGGGTGCCGGCGCTGATTCCGGAAGATTATCTGCCGGATGTCCATGCACGTCTGATTCTGTATAAACGCATCGCCTCGGCCACCGACGAGGAAGGCCTGAAAGATCTGCAGGTCGAGATGATCGACCGTTTCGGCTTGCTGCCGGAGCCAACCAAGAATCTGGTGCGCATCACCGCGCTGAAATTGCAGGCGGAAAAGCTCGGCATCAAGAAAGTCGACGGCGGCCCCCAAGGTGGTCGAATCGAGTTCGAGGCGCAGACGCCGGTGGACCCGATGACGCTGATCAAGCTGATCCAGACGCAACCAAAACGCTACAAATTCGAAGGCGCGACGATGTTCAAGTTCCAGGTGCCCATGGAACGCCCGGAAGAGCGCTTTAATACTGTAGAGGCGTTGTTCGAGCGCCTCCTCCCGAAAACTGTTTAA
- a CDS encoding CsiV family protein, which translates to MRLFRSLTLLLALVAPAAFADDTYQVEMILVRQNAVPVIVSRAAPEDWAAGAQRLSDDSQRTPALNDVVSKLGASGDYTVLLHKAWQQTLGETPAKVAVSDGQEQFGQFPIEGTLEMKLGRFTDVSADFWVNQIDANGLVTASERLKQDSHTKNGQLNYLDNGHLALLIKITSLTAPAPREAPEVVPD; encoded by the coding sequence ATGCGCCTGTTTCGCTCGCTGACTTTGCTACTGGCTTTGGTAGCACCTGCGGCATTTGCCGACGATACCTATCAGGTCGAAATGATTCTGGTCCGCCAGAATGCCGTACCCGTCATCGTCAGTCGCGCCGCGCCGGAAGACTGGGCCGCCGGCGCGCAGCGCCTGAGCGATGACAGCCAACGCACGCCAGCGCTGAACGACGTGGTCAGCAAACTCGGCGCCAGCGGCGACTACACCGTGCTGCTGCACAAGGCCTGGCAGCAGACGCTGGGCGAAACGCCGGCGAAAGTTGCGGTCAGCGACGGTCAGGAGCAATTCGGTCAGTTCCCGATCGAGGGCACGCTGGAAATGAAACTCGGCCGCTTCACCGATGTGAGTGCCGATTTCTGGGTCAATCAGATCGACGCCAATGGCCTGGTCACCGCCAGTGAGCGCTTGAAACAGGACAGCCACACCAAGAATGGCCAGCTCAATTACCTCGACAACGGCCACCTGGCCCTGCTGATCAAGATCACTTCCCTGACCGCACCTGCGCCACGGGAAGCGCCTGAAGTCGTACCGGACTGA